A DNA window from Novosphingobium sp. RL4 contains the following coding sequences:
- a CDS encoding thiolase family protein, which translates to MAGKEAYITGVGQSEVGVRLPRHPLLLTVDAVREALDNAGLRLDQIDGVFTYPGKMNGYTAFSPVGSEDLIEVLGIKSKWHMGAMEQPAQLSAIGMAAMAVKQGVCRHVICFRTVYEAGGMADPAQYMSGAKQDTVTGSSQWTSPFWATSAACWTAQYAARHMHRYGMTREQLAQIAINGSKNAMANPRARAITKEELTLDKYMSARMITTPLCLYDCDRFSDASTVVIVSAGDALDEVTATPIRIAAMSGSVDRYSWDQVEEFAAYETGADLWTRTDYTAADVDTVQFYDGFAFLPITWLEGLGFCPKGEGGRFIEGGKRIARDGELPLNTFGGQLGAGRLHGFGFAHEAVTQLRGAAGERQIGGDPKLAVATSGGGPMAAALLLARD; encoded by the coding sequence ATGGCCGGCAAGGAAGCCTATATCACCGGCGTCGGCCAGTCCGAAGTCGGCGTGCGCCTGCCGCGCCATCCGCTGCTTCTCACGGTCGATGCGGTGCGCGAAGCGCTCGACAATGCCGGGCTCCGGCTCGACCAGATCGACGGCGTCTTCACTTACCCCGGCAAGATGAACGGCTATACCGCCTTCTCCCCGGTCGGCAGCGAAGACCTCATCGAAGTGCTCGGCATCAAGTCGAAGTGGCACATGGGCGCGATGGAACAGCCCGCGCAGCTCTCCGCCATCGGCATGGCGGCCATGGCTGTGAAGCAGGGGGTCTGCCGCCACGTCATCTGCTTCCGCACGGTCTACGAAGCGGGCGGCATGGCCGATCCGGCTCAGTACATGTCCGGCGCGAAGCAGGATACCGTCACCGGGTCCTCGCAGTGGACCAGCCCGTTCTGGGCCACATCGGCAGCCTGCTGGACGGCGCAGTACGCGGCCCGGCACATGCACCGCTACGGCATGACGCGCGAACAGCTCGCCCAGATCGCCATCAACGGTTCGAAGAACGCCATGGCCAACCCGCGCGCCCGGGCGATCACCAAGGAAGAACTGACGCTCGACAAGTACATGTCGGCGCGGATGATCACCACGCCGCTGTGCCTCTACGATTGCGACCGCTTCTCGGACGCTTCCACCGTCGTCATCGTCTCGGCGGGTGACGCGCTGGACGAAGTCACGGCAACGCCGATCCGCATCGCCGCCATGTCCGGTTCGGTGGATCGCTACTCGTGGGATCAGGTCGAGGAATTCGCCGCCTACGAAACCGGCGCCGATCTCTGGACCCGCACCGACTACACGGCGGCCGATGTCGATACCGTGCAGTTCTACGACGGGTTCGCGTTCCTGCCGATCACCTGGCTGGAAGGGCTCGGGTTCTGCCCCAAGGGCGAAGGCGGCCGCTTCATCGAAGGTGGAAAGCGCATCGCGCGCGATGGCGAATTGCCGCTCAACACGTTCGGCGGGCAGCTCGGCGCGGGCCGGCTGCACGGTTTCGGTTTCGCGCACGAGGCCGTGACCCAGCTTCGCGGCGCAGCCGGCGAACGGCAGATCGGCGGCGACCCCAAGCTCGCGGTCGCCACCTCGGGCG
- a CDS encoding CoA transferase yields MPLPDRKGPLAGIRVVELTKVWAGPYAGKLLAHLGAEVIKIESRSNLDEMRAYGGVDIDAAPYFLSINQEILSVQVNMKTTEGLDLVKRMIAETDILIDNIRPGAMERSGLDYESLKAIKPDLIQCAIKMWGSDGPLGYQTGYAPCFAALSGLTALVGHEGETPKGMNIRYGDSTAGALAALACVAALHHRESTGEGQFIDLSAVEAMTSLVGDSLFAASVTGDVPKADGNHHPEMAPHGFYSCGESDWTSIAVANEAEWRTLCNTLGAPALATDPRFTTLANRLTNRAELDAELSALTRPHHAADLAEKLRNAGVPAFKAMSSMDLCSDGFLWGRDAFRMVSDHRNGTRPIIGPSWRISPEGPQVERGAPLLGEHNGYVYRELLGLSESEMDDLIARKVID; encoded by the coding sequence ATGCCGCTTCCTGACCGGAAAGGCCCCCTTGCCGGCATCCGCGTTGTCGAACTCACCAAAGTCTGGGCCGGCCCCTACGCGGGCAAGCTGCTCGCCCACCTCGGCGCGGAAGTGATCAAGATCGAATCCCGCTCCAACCTCGACGAGATGCGCGCCTATGGCGGCGTGGACATCGACGCCGCGCCCTATTTCCTGTCGATCAATCAGGAGATCCTCTCGGTTCAGGTCAACATGAAGACCACCGAGGGGCTGGACCTCGTGAAGCGCATGATCGCCGAGACCGACATTCTGATCGACAACATCCGCCCCGGCGCGATGGAACGGTCCGGGCTCGATTACGAAAGCCTCAAGGCGATCAAGCCGGACCTCATCCAGTGCGCGATCAAGATGTGGGGCAGCGACGGCCCGCTGGGCTATCAGACCGGCTACGCCCCCTGCTTCGCCGCGCTCTCCGGCCTCACCGCGCTGGTGGGGCATGAGGGCGAGACGCCCAAGGGCATGAACATCCGCTACGGCGATTCCACCGCCGGCGCGCTGGCCGCACTCGCCTGCGTGGCCGCGCTCCACCACCGCGAGAGCACCGGCGAAGGCCAGTTCATCGACCTGTCGGCGGTGGAGGCGATGACCAGCCTCGTCGGAGACAGCCTCTTCGCCGCCAGCGTCACCGGAGACGTGCCCAAGGCCGACGGCAACCACCACCCGGAGATGGCCCCGCACGGTTTCTACTCCTGCGGCGAGAGCGACTGGACAAGTATCGCAGTGGCGAACGAGGCCGAATGGCGCACACTCTGCAACACTCTGGGCGCCCCTGCCCTCGCCACCGATCCGCGCTTTACGACGCTGGCGAACCGGCTGACCAACCGCGCCGAACTCGATGCCGAACTCTCCGCGCTCACCCGCCCGCACCACGCCGCAGACCTTGCCGAAAAGCTCAGAAACGCAGGCGTTCCGGCGTTCAAGGCGATGAGTTCGATGGACCTCTGCTCGGACGGTTTCCTCTGGGGCCGCGACGCCTTCCGCATGGTCAGCGATCACCGCAACGGCACCCGTCCGATCATCGGCCCGTCATGGCGGATCAGCCCCGAAGGCCCGCAGGTCGAACGCGGCGCTCCCCTGCTCGGGGAGCACAATGGCTATGTCTACCGCGAGCTTCTGGGCTTGTCGGAAAGCGAAATGGACGATCTGATAGCCCGCAAAGTGATCGACTGA
- a CDS encoding CaiB/BaiF CoA transferase family protein has product MTSRGALEGLTVIEVAERVSGEYTGKLLADLGAEVIKVERPGGAPTRAMGPFAAGESTLFAYLNTNKKSVVLNLADAADHKVLDRLLTRAHALIDDHDAGWCRAMGLTPEAVAPAHPALVHTLVTPFGQDAPEGWQSARPINVIAAGGWAYHSPSETPADKPPLKGAGRFLSDYEAGIDAALATMASLLRLRRKGQGQFVDISEVEVQLNRIDCVLDRMLAGEAEPSDARTAYDMGGPGTSFACRDGHVFLLMTSRAHWKGLCALMGDPDWTQELREDWLEFDCTAPNVAKFREHFTGWIARQDKHPITEAAQKAGVAMVPVQTANDLPRHEQFVHRGFFQQAVHPAFGDVSYPTAAYRMSATPVSVKAAAPCLGADQEEILDAAS; this is encoded by the coding sequence ATGACGAGTAGAGGCGCCCTTGAAGGGCTTACCGTGATCGAGGTCGCCGAGCGGGTGAGCGGGGAATATACCGGCAAGCTGCTGGCCGATCTCGGCGCCGAAGTGATCAAGGTGGAACGCCCCGGCGGCGCTCCGACGCGCGCGATGGGGCCGTTCGCGGCGGGGGAATCGACGCTGTTCGCCTACCTCAACACCAACAAGAAATCGGTCGTGCTGAACCTTGCCGATGCCGCGGATCACAAGGTGCTGGACCGCCTGCTGACCCGCGCCCATGCGCTGATCGACGATCACGACGCGGGCTGGTGCCGGGCGATGGGCCTGACGCCCGAAGCGGTCGCCCCCGCGCATCCCGCGCTGGTCCACACGCTGGTCACGCCGTTCGGGCAGGATGCGCCGGAAGGCTGGCAATCCGCCCGCCCGATCAACGTCATCGCGGCGGGCGGCTGGGCCTACCACAGCCCCAGCGAAACGCCTGCCGACAAGCCGCCGCTGAAAGGCGCAGGCCGGTTCCTCTCCGACTACGAAGCCGGGATCGACGCCGCGCTGGCCACCATGGCCTCGCTGCTGCGCCTGCGCCGCAAAGGTCAGGGCCAGTTCGTCGATATTTCCGAAGTGGAAGTGCAGTTGAACCGCATCGACTGCGTGCTGGACCGCATGCTGGCGGGCGAGGCGGAGCCCAGCGACGCGCGCACCGCCTACGACATGGGCGGCCCCGGCACGTCCTTTGCCTGCCGCGACGGGCATGTTTTCCTGCTGATGACCAGCCGCGCGCACTGGAAGGGCCTCTGCGCGCTGATGGGCGATCCGGACTGGACGCAGGAACTGCGGGAGGACTGGCTGGAGTTCGACTGCACCGCGCCCAATGTCGCGAAATTCCGCGAACACTTCACAGGCTGGATCGCCCGGCAGGACAAGCATCCGATTACCGAGGCCGCACAGAAGGCGGGCGTCGCCATGGTGCCGGTCCAGACCGCGAATGACCTGCCCCGCCACGAACAGTTCGTCCATCGCGGCTTCTTCCAGCAGGCGGTGCATCCGGCGTTCGGAGACGTCTCCTACCCCACCGCCGCCTACCGCATGAGCGCCACGCCGGTTTCGGTGAAGGCGGCAGCACCCTGTCTCGGCGCCGATCAGGAGGAGATCCTCGATGCCGCTTCCTGA
- a CDS encoding 2Fe-2S iron-sulfur cluster-binding protein yields MTDIDGVKHEFSDVDEGVSLMELGRGRGVAGIMGDCGGGCACATCHVYISQDWWDEVGEPDEVEFAMLDMVADVMKDTSRLGCQIRMSDDLDGLEVTVAHASGY; encoded by the coding sequence ATGACCGACATCGACGGCGTGAAGCACGAATTTTCCGATGTGGATGAGGGCGTGAGCCTGATGGAACTCGGCCGTGGGCGCGGGGTTGCCGGGATCATGGGCGATTGCGGGGGAGGCTGCGCCTGCGCGACCTGCCACGTCTACATTTCGCAGGACTGGTGGGACGAAGTGGGTGAGCCGGACGAGGTGGAGTTCGCCATGCTCGACATGGTGGCGGACGTCATGAAGGACACCAGCCGCCTGGGCTGCCAGATCAGGATGAGCGATGATCTGGACGGCTTGGAAGTCACCGTGGCGCATGCGTCGGGGTACTGA
- a CDS encoding cytochrome P450, translated as MATSTQIGASEDRISARRELTAEEQALLGSGSLADTAIQAQPNPFYRVMRHGDPIHYDERLGSWLVTRHEDIAQIQSDPVTFSVKHGYSEQQARGMREEFQAYLEEHGGGYFPDAIMSDPPYHTRIRKLMEQAFTAHRVKELEPRITEVVRGVIADVVARGDGRCDGVKDIAIPLTIRVIVEQLGLDQGMEEQISRWSVAVTAQIGAMQSRETMLANAAQIAELQQYLIAKMRQREGNPSEDMLSDLVHAQVTNEDGGKEKLTFAEAVSLVRATLIAGNDTTATAIGNLFYVLTTRPGMAELLESVADDDRQLGRFVEEHLRAEPPVRALSRMTTREVTVNGTTIPAHAHMLLVYGSGNDDETVFPEPRKFDLTRPNLGRHVAFGGGPHRCIGLALARMEVKVAAREIVRQMKNLKLAIPESAIRYTPTVATRTIESLPITFEAR; from the coding sequence ATGGCAACGTCAACGCAAATTGGGGCAAGCGAAGACCGGATCAGCGCGCGGCGGGAACTCACCGCCGAAGAGCAGGCGCTGCTGGGCAGCGGTTCGCTGGCCGATACCGCGATCCAGGCGCAGCCGAACCCGTTCTACCGCGTCATGCGCCACGGCGATCCGATCCACTATGACGAGCGGCTCGGTTCCTGGCTGGTGACGCGGCACGAGGATATTGCGCAGATCCAGTCCGACCCGGTGACCTTCTCGGTGAAGCACGGCTATTCCGAACAGCAGGCGCGCGGGATGCGGGAGGAGTTTCAGGCTTACCTCGAAGAGCATGGCGGGGGCTATTTCCCGGACGCGATCATGTCCGATCCGCCCTATCACACACGCATCCGCAAGCTGATGGAGCAGGCCTTCACCGCGCACCGCGTGAAGGAACTGGAGCCGCGCATCACCGAAGTGGTGCGCGGGGTGATCGCCGATGTGGTGGCGCGCGGCGATGGCCGGTGCGACGGTGTGAAGGACATCGCGATCCCGCTGACCATCCGGGTGATCGTGGAGCAGCTCGGGCTCGATCAGGGCATGGAGGAGCAGATTTCGCGCTGGTCGGTCGCGGTCACCGCGCAGATCGGCGCGATGCAGAGCCGCGAGACGATGCTGGCCAATGCCGCGCAGATCGCGGAGCTTCAGCAATACCTGATCGCCAAGATGAGGCAGCGCGAGGGGAACCCGTCGGAAGACATGCTTTCCGATCTGGTTCATGCGCAAGTTACCAATGAGGATGGCGGCAAGGAGAAGCTGACTTTCGCAGAGGCTGTCTCGCTGGTGCGCGCCACGCTGATCGCGGGCAACGACACCACTGCGACCGCCATCGGCAACCTGTTCTACGTCCTCACCACGCGCCCCGGCATGGCCGAACTGCTGGAGAGCGTGGCGGACGACGATCGCCAGCTGGGTCGCTTCGTGGAGGAGCATTTGCGCGCCGAACCGCCGGTGCGCGCGCTCAGCCGCATGACCACGCGAGAAGTCACCGTGAACGGCACGACGATCCCCGCCCATGCGCATATGCTGCTGGTCTACGGATCGGGCAACGATGACGAAACGGTGTTCCCGGAGCCGCGCAAGTTCGACCTGACCCGCCCCAATCTCGGCCGCCACGTGGCCTTCGGCGGCGGCCCGCACCGCTGCATCGGGCTGGCGCTGGCGCGCATGGAAGTGAAGGTGGCCGCGCGGGAGATCGTCCGGCAGATGAAGAACCTGAAGCTGGCCATTCCCGAAAGCGCGATCCGCTACACGCCCACCGTCGCCACGCGCACCATCGAGTCGCTGCCGATAACTTTCGAGGCGCGCTGA
- a CDS encoding aromatic ring-hydroxylating dioxygenase subunit alpha — translation MNVATGTLQPGEARCPAESTQDIIAADRNAAPAWAASESYHYLGSEDVSKERYTDPAFAKGEFERMWTRTWQMACREDHIPEVGDYYVYDIGSYSFIVTRCDDDEIRAYFNACLHRGTKLKPSGTAGFAAKLKCPFHGWTWNLDGSLKEIPEKWDFAHVATRKMCLPEARVERLGGFVWINMDPAAPSLEEYLGAEALAHLKAWKLEDRYIYLHVQKSYPANWKLTMEAFMEAYHVGDTHPQVAPANGDVNSQYDVYGDHVDRFISTLGVVSPKLRDKYSEADIIANFTLGDSSSLGGSKPELKAGERARQVMADMFRDMFETATNTDLSHVSDTELLDTYSYTFFPNLFLFPGISLPMIYRFRPDARDHRRTIYEVMFMRPKPKDGGEVETAEVEILQDHQSFAEAQGMDPGFGHILDQDTDNLYAQQEGLEASAKPGITLGDYQEVRVRHFEQTIDKYMALPPYQPDFRALQR, via the coding sequence ATGAACGTCGCCACCGGAACGCTGCAGCCCGGCGAGGCCCGCTGCCCCGCCGAATCCACGCAGGACATCATCGCCGCCGACCGCAACGCTGCGCCTGCCTGGGCGGCCAGCGAAAGCTACCACTACCTCGGCAGCGAGGACGTTTCCAAGGAACGCTACACCGACCCCGCCTTCGCAAAGGGCGAGTTCGAGCGGATGTGGACGCGCACATGGCAGATGGCCTGCCGTGAGGATCACATTCCCGAAGTGGGCGACTATTACGTCTACGATATCGGATCGTACTCCTTCATCGTCACCCGGTGTGACGATGACGAGATCCGCGCCTACTTCAACGCCTGCCTCCATCGCGGCACCAAGCTCAAGCCCTCCGGCACGGCGGGCTTCGCGGCGAAGCTGAAGTGCCCGTTCCATGGCTGGACCTGGAACCTCGACGGATCGCTGAAGGAAATCCCTGAAAAGTGGGACTTCGCCCATGTCGCCACGCGGAAGATGTGCCTGCCCGAAGCACGGGTGGAGCGGCTGGGCGGCTTCGTCTGGATCAACATGGACCCCGCCGCGCCCAGCCTTGAGGAGTACCTCGGCGCCGAGGCCCTCGCTCATCTCAAGGCGTGGAAGCTGGAGGATCGCTACATCTACCTCCACGTCCAGAAGAGCTATCCGGCCAACTGGAAGCTGACGATGGAGGCCTTCATGGAGGCCTATCACGTCGGCGACACGCACCCGCAAGTCGCGCCCGCCAATGGCGACGTAAACTCTCAGTACGATGTCTACGGCGATCACGTGGACCGCTTCATCTCCACGCTCGGCGTGGTCAGCCCCAAACTGCGCGACAAGTACAGCGAGGCGGACATCATCGCCAACTTCACGCTGGGCGACAGTTCCTCGCTGGGCGGCAGCAAGCCCGAACTGAAGGCGGGCGAGCGCGCGCGGCAAGTGATGGCGGACATGTTCCGCGACATGTTCGAAACGGCAACGAACACCGATCTCAGCCACGTTTCGGATACCGAGCTGCTCGATACCTACAGCTACACGTTCTTCCCGAACCTGTTCCTGTTCCCCGGCATCTCGCTGCCGATGATCTACCGTTTCCGCCCCGACGCGCGCGACCATCGCCGCACGATCTACGAAGTGATGTTCATGCGGCCCAAGCCCAAGGACGGCGGCGAGGTAGAGACTGCCGAGGTGGAGATCCTTCAGGATCACCAGTCCTTTGCAGAAGCGCAGGGCATGGACCCCGGTTTCGGCCATATCCTCGATCAGGATACCGACAACCTCTACGCCCAGCAGGAAGGTCTGGAAGCCAGCGCCAAGCCCGGCATCACCCTGGGCGACTATCAGGAAGTGCGCGTGCGCCACTTCGAACAGACCATCGACAAGTACATGGCGCTGCCGCCCTATCAACCTGACTTTAGGGCCCTTCAACGCTGA
- a CDS encoding SDR family NAD(P)-dependent oxidoreductase: MTFSLSGRTVFVAGASSGIGAGFARAISSAGGRVVLGARRVDRCAKLAAELGEALAVELDVTDEASVRSAFDAAEARFGTIDGVICNAGVGTGGRSTDVPEDGLRRVLDTNLLGAMLVAREAGRRLIAGGSREHQRGRVVLIGSITALQNGTGDALYAATKAGLAHLGRQLAREWVRQGINVNTLQPGWIATEINTDWFASERGQADIAALHRRRLLDAEALTPTLLYLLSDASAQVTGATFTIDDGQSL, encoded by the coding sequence ATGACGTTTTCACTATCGGGTCGCACTGTTTTCGTCGCCGGCGCCTCCTCCGGGATCGGCGCCGGTTTCGCGCGCGCCATTTCCTCTGCGGGCGGACGCGTCGTGCTGGGCGCGCGGCGGGTGGACCGCTGCGCCAAGCTGGCGGCGGAACTGGGCGAGGCACTGGCCGTCGAACTGGACGTGACGGACGAGGCTTCGGTGCGCTCCGCCTTCGATGCGGCAGAGGCCCGGTTCGGCACGATCGATGGCGTGATCTGCAATGCCGGTGTCGGCACCGGCGGCCGTTCCACCGATGTGCCGGAAGACGGGCTGCGCCGCGTGCTCGATACCAATCTGCTCGGCGCGATGCTGGTCGCGCGCGAGGCCGGACGGCGGTTGATCGCGGGCGGCAGTCGCGAGCATCAACGCGGGCGCGTGGTGCTGATCGGGTCGATCACCGCGCTGCAGAACGGCACCGGCGATGCCCTATATGCGGCCACCAAGGCGGGTCTTGCCCACCTGGGCCGGCAACTGGCGCGCGAATGGGTACGGCAGGGGATCAACGTCAACACCCTGCAACCCGGCTGGATCGCCACCGAGATCAACACCGACTGGTTCGCCAGCGAGCGCGGACAAGCCGATATCGCCGCCCTCCACCGCCGCCGCCTGCTCGATGCCGAGGCGCTGACGCCCACCCTGCTCTACCTGCTTTCCGACGCCTCCGCGCAAGTGACGGGCGCCACATTCACGATCGACGACGGGCAATCGTTATGA
- a CDS encoding Zn-ribbon domain-containing OB-fold protein has protein sequence MNPPRPKPKLDQENTAFWTGGGQGQLNITRCGDCGEFTHPPRILCRHCQSENVAPHAVPGTGTIDSFTVNHQPWAKGLEVPYVIARVKLDGAPGVFLTTNIVRSPVETVDFEDKVRVTFEEQDGIFYPLFEKVA, from the coding sequence ATGAATCCACCCAGGCCCAAGCCCAAGCTGGACCAGGAAAACACCGCCTTCTGGACCGGCGGTGGCCAAGGACAGCTCAACATCACCCGTTGCGGCGATTGCGGAGAATTCACGCATCCGCCGCGCATTCTGTGCCGCCATTGCCAATCGGAGAACGTTGCCCCCCACGCCGTTCCCGGAACCGGCACGATCGACAGCTTCACGGTGAACCACCAGCCCTGGGCCAAGGGGCTGGAAGTGCCTTACGTGATCGCCCGCGTGAAGCTGGACGGCGCGCCCGGCGTGTTTCTCACCACCAACATCGTCCGTAGCCCCGTGGAAACCGTGGACTTCGAGGACAAGGTTCGCGTCACATTCGAGGAACAGGACGGCATATTCTATCCCCTCTTCGAGAAAGTCGCCTGA
- a CDS encoding TIGR03619 family F420-dependent LLM class oxidoreductase yields MKLAFAMPHMLELKATMQPWELAVTGADQTALAKWAEKLGFEMIAVPEHHVIPKAHVDLSGPFYFNAYTAMSHFAGATERVRVNSCIAILPAQHPIVTAKALATMDWLSSGRVTITFAVGWLEEEFALLGIPFHERGAMAEEYIQAILALWTQENPEFEGKYVSFRDVAFEPKPVQKPHIPVWFGGDADAVLKRTARYAQGWWPFLTKPETIPDRIDFIRSQPDYNGQLADVFYGISTARVGEGHKVQHDPSARPGQTGQQLLDRLGQLAEWGVTWSSIPIPNLPGIEAYRDYTQWIAEEIMPGLR; encoded by the coding sequence TTGAAACTCGCATTCGCGATGCCGCACATGCTCGAACTCAAGGCAACGATGCAGCCATGGGAACTGGCCGTCACCGGCGCGGACCAGACCGCGCTCGCCAAATGGGCGGAAAAGCTGGGGTTCGAGATGATCGCGGTGCCCGAGCATCACGTGATCCCGAAAGCCCACGTCGATCTTTCCGGCCCATTCTACTTCAACGCCTATACCGCGATGAGCCACTTTGCCGGGGCCACGGAGCGGGTGCGGGTCAATTCCTGCATCGCCATCCTGCCCGCGCAGCACCCGATCGTCACCGCCAAGGCGCTGGCGACGATGGACTGGCTTTCTTCCGGCCGCGTGACGATCACGTTCGCAGTCGGCTGGCTGGAGGAGGAGTTCGCCCTGCTCGGCATCCCCTTCCACGAACGCGGCGCCATGGCGGAGGAATACATCCAGGCGATCCTCGCGCTCTGGACCCAGGAAAACCCGGAATTCGAGGGCAAGTACGTCTCCTTCCGCGATGTCGCTTTCGAACCGAAGCCGGTGCAGAAACCGCATATCCCGGTGTGGTTCGGCGGCGATGCCGATGCCGTGCTGAAGCGCACCGCGCGCTATGCGCAAGGCTGGTGGCCGTTCCTGACGAAGCCCGAGACGATCCCCGACAGGATCGACTTCATCCGCTCGCAGCCGGACTACAACGGCCAGCTTGCCGACGTGTTCTACGGCATTTCCACAGCGCGCGTCGGTGAGGGGCACAAAGTACAGCACGACCCTTCCGCCCGGCCCGGCCAGACCGGGCAGCAGCTTCTGGACCGGCTTGGCCAACTGGCCGAATGGGGCGTTACCTGGAGCTCGATCCCGATCCCGAATCTGCCCGGAATCGAGGCCTATCGCGATTACACCCAGTGGATCGCCGAGGAGATCATGCCCGGCCTGCGCTGA
- a CDS encoding amidohydrolase family protein, which translates to MGRTLIQNATIFDGTGKSTIKGDLVVEGNRITSVGTATVAQPDDITIDASGMFLMPGMVEGHAHLSFENVCATEDLITPCPETQVFTAARGAKALIEAGFTSAYGASEAKLKLAVAVRDEVNAGRLPGPRIRAGGLEISVTGAMGDESKLHNPRIGPSAIVDGVEEMRKTVRLHCREGIDNVKLDVSGDPFYPGTPGNTTPMTFEEVRVAAETAHAYGRKINAHTRSIEGSKHCVRAGVDGLFHCEYVDEELLDMMEEARDRIFVVPTVGLFAQIMAGEASAHGLSPELGGYMNIPDLLENSVKTHTELRKRGIRHLIGGDYGFGWSPQGTQGRDLKSFVDFYGYTPAEALVCATRNGGLAMGYGGELGTLAPGNLADLILVDGDPLADISILAGPEKVAFVMKDGAVQKISPALATHASTPTLEAAE; encoded by the coding sequence GTGGGACGGACACTGATCCAGAACGCCACGATATTCGACGGGACGGGCAAAAGCACGATCAAGGGCGACCTTGTGGTCGAGGGCAACCGTATCACCTCAGTCGGCACCGCAACCGTCGCGCAGCCGGACGACATCACGATCGACGCCAGCGGCATGTTCCTGATGCCCGGCATGGTCGAAGGCCACGCGCACCTCTCGTTCGAGAATGTCTGCGCGACCGAGGATCTGATCACCCCCTGTCCCGAAACGCAGGTCTTCACCGCCGCGCGCGGGGCCAAGGCGCTGATCGAGGCGGGCTTTACCTCTGCCTACGGTGCGTCCGAAGCGAAGCTGAAACTGGCCGTCGCCGTGCGGGACGAGGTCAACGCCGGCCGTCTGCCCGGCCCGCGCATCCGTGCGGGCGGCCTCGAAATCTCCGTCACCGGCGCGATGGGGGATGAGAGCAAGCTCCACAATCCGCGGATCGGCCCCTCCGCCATCGTCGACGGCGTGGAAGAGATGCGCAAGACCGTGCGCCTCCACTGCCGCGAGGGGATCGACAATGTGAAGCTCGATGTCTCGGGCGATCCGTTCTACCCCGGCACCCCCGGCAACACGACGCCGATGACGTTCGAGGAAGTGCGCGTCGCCGCCGAGACGGCCCATGCCTATGGCCGCAAGATAAACGCCCACACCCGCTCCATCGAAGGCTCCAAGCACTGCGTCCGGGCGGGCGTGGACGGCCTGTTCCACTGCGAATACGTGGACGAGGAGCTGCTGGACATGATGGAGGAGGCGCGGGACCGCATCTTCGTGGTGCCCACCGTCGGCCTTTTCGCGCAGATCATGGCGGGCGAGGCTTCGGCGCATGGCCTCTCCCCCGAACTGGGCGGCTACATGAACATTCCGGATCTGCTGGAAAACTCGGTGAAGACGCACACCGAACTGCGCAAGCGTGGCATCCGCCACCTGATCGGCGGCGACTATGGCTTCGGCTGGAGCCCGCAAGGTACGCAGGGGCGCGACCTCAAATCCTTCGTCGATTTCTACGGCTACACCCCGGCCGAGGCGCTGGTCTGCGCCACCCGCAACGGCGGCCTCGCCATGGGATACGGCGGCGAACTCGGCACTCTGGCGCCGGGCAATCTGGCCGACCTGATCCTGGTCGACGGTGATCCGCTTGCGGACATTTCCATCCTAGCCGGGCCGGAAAAGGTCGCCTTCGTGATGAAGGACGGCGCGGTCCAGAAAATCAGCCCTGCCCTCGCAACACATGCGAGCACGCCGACGCTCGAAGCGGCGGAATAA